TGATTTGTTGGAATGAACCCCGTTGCATGATCTGCATGTATTAGCTTAGTGGCCTGAGACGTGCGTTGTTCACGTCATGGCCTCCGTTGCTTTAGCCTCGCCACAACGGGCACGACGCAGTCAGTGGGCGGTGTGGCGTGGGACTCGGACTTTGTTGGCCGACTCCAGTTTGTTATCTTGCATCGCATATAAATAGCAAAGGATAAAACCAGAAAACCTGCAACATTTGTAGCACAAAATCTCCCAAGTCTCTCGCGTTCGTGTGTGTTTGTTCGTTGTGACCGGCCGCCGGGGCTGGGTTCGTTGAGATCAGCATCCGGCGCCAACACAGTCATCGGGTTACCAGAGCAAGCGTCATTGCCAATGCATACCACCTGTCACCTGATGAATTTTCCAATTGTCAAATTGCAGATATGCACGAGGACGAATACATTGTGTCTCAAGTCTCAACTGCAAGCGTCATTGCCACTTTGCCAGTGCAGTGCACGGCCACTGCCGGAGACGGCGATGTCCTGATCTAGTGATCTTGGCCTCGTGCTTGGGGAGTTGGGGTCGAGCCGGACTGCCAGCCACGTACGGCGGACGGCGACAGTCCCGGACTTGAGCACAGCAGCACCGCGCAGCGCGTACGGTGACAGTCCTGGACGGGCGGACGGCGGACGTCGAACGAGCTCGCGGGCACCGGCCTCAGGGGTGCGCCGGTGCGGGCCTTCGAGCGTGCCAGACTGCCAGCCGCCGAGCTGCGCCTGCGCCGGGCGCCCGCCTCCCTGCCGTCCGCGCGCGAGATCAGGGAGACCAGGGACATGAGGCAGATGACTCGTCGCCCATCGGCACTCGCCCGCTCTACTTGTGTGCGGTCTTGCCATTTGCATCAAGGCTAAAGGCGACCTGGTGCCATGGGCCGATGGACCGGCAGACACCACATGGGCCAAAATCGCCCGCCATACCTTGCCATATTGGTCCCTCCGCCCCTGTAATGCCTAGTTAGTTCTCCTGAGTCCTGCCCACTCTCACAGTCGGTCTCCCTTCATCTCTTCCCCTATCCAAGCAAGAAACCCCGGAAGCCCTCCCCCGCAATGGCGACCGCTGcccaggccgccgccgccttcctctcctcttcctccgcctcctcctccccctcctcctcctccacccacCACACTGCCCTATCCTGGTCCGTCTCCTTCCTTGCAACCCCTGTCCTGCCCGCCTCCCTCCGTGCCGCTCCGAGGGCTGGACCACGACTCGCCTCCCGCTACCGGGGCCGCCACGTCGTCGCTCAGCTCCCCACCACGTAAGCACAGATGCCGATGTTTGTTTCCTCTTAAATCGTTCCTGAGCTTGGGCTATTCTATTTCTTAGTCTTAAATCTTTGAATTTAGCACCTTAATGCAAGTAGTCTGGTTGGGATTTGTTCTCGTATTGTTTGGTAATCGGATGGTATTGATCCTGGAATTATTGTGCTTTTAGGCATCCGGAGGTAGCTGCTGGGAAGACGATCCTGTGAGCTAACCATTTCTATGGGTACTTCAGGGAGCATTAGTGTATATTTGCTGCTGACATGGTGATTCAACGCAGATGGTCATCAAGAGCGGTGCGGTCATTTGCGATGGCGGAGCTGGAGGCGCGGAAAATGAGGTATCCGACCACAGGCACCGAGGGGCTCCTCATGGGCATCCTTGTAGAGGGTGAGGCAAAGGATCTTAGATTTTGATACCCTAAACTGGctttttctctaattttggaGTCATTTAAGTAACTTAAGTGCTCCAAATTAGTTGTCAATTGTGATTGTGTATGGAACAGAGGAACTAAAAGAGGATAAAGAATGATTTAGGAGTTACAGCTTGGAAGGTGTGTGGAGACATTTTGACCTTTATATTGCTGATTTACAGAGATACTTATGGCCAGCGTGAATGATCTTCTGTAACAGCTAATGAATTCTGCCATTCTAGCCCTAACCTCTGATTAGTATTTAGGAGTTCAGACATGATCTATTCTGTGACAAACTACTGTGCACTCCAACAAAATGTCTGCATTCTTACAAGGAGTCCCTTAGATCTTATGCCAGCATTTTTCTAGCTGACATGTGAATACTGTTATGTTATATACGCGTTTTACTCTGAAATTGACTCCTAAGTCCTAGAACTATGATAGTCCACAAGTTTTCATTGGCAAATAAACATCATTGAAGCAACCCGCTGCTTCGTACGGGCAACATGCTAGTTTTACCATGATATTGTCAACTATCAAGCTAACATTTCTTCTTTTATCAGTTAGTCAGTTTGCCACATTTGTTACACATATTGCATTGAGCCACAAATTCATTGCTTTCAGGAACCAGCGGCGCTGCAAAACTTTTGCGTGCTAATGGAATTTCTCTCCTCAAAGTGCGTGAGGAGGCAGCAAATGTTCTCGGGAAATCAGAAATGTTTTACTTTAGTCCTATGCATCCACCATTGACAGAAGCTGCCCAACGGGCCCTTGATTGGGCTGTCAATGAGAAATTGAAATTAGGTAATTTCAGTTCGACATATGAACTTCCATTGTTGTCGATTGCTCATTTGGTTTGAAAAGATACTAAATTGGTTGTATTTAGCGTCACCTCCTGATTGCAAAACTTGATTTGCTTGCAATATTCTGGTATGTTCAGGGATGTGTTGTACCACCTACAAATTAAGCAATAATCAATTAGTCTATTTTCTATCCAAAAGTTATCTCATCACAGTTTATAGTCTATCTTGCTTCCCAATTCGCTAATCCCCTACAAGCCAGACTGTTTGGCCCTCTTATTTTAGGATGTATGTAGTTGTGAACTAACCTTCACAATAACTTGGTATCATACCAGGCTTTCGATGCCGAGGCTGTCCACCACCTGTCCGACCATATGCCTCCTACAGTCCTACCTGGATGCCATAAGAGGCAACCACGAAAAGGGATCCTCTGGCTCATGATCCATCGAATGCTTTTTCACCACCATTAATTGTTCCTGGGGCTTCTGAAATTTTGTCTCCATATAACATGGATTAAATATGCATGTTTAGCATCACAGGAGATTGTACATTCCTATACACTGCCTCTGCATTCTGCTAGCTACATTGGTTACTTGAAAGATGCAACTTTGTTTGACATATGATGTACTGGTTTGGCTTGTTTATGCAACAGGGTTTAACTTCATTTGTTGCTGATACTTACTACCTTTGAATATATCTAATTAAACTATTGTTTTCATTTTGCTTTCAGCTGTTCTCTTACACATTTTCTAGAGTTCTAGTGTCCTTTTTGTCCTCGCTTCACACTAGATGCAACAGGGTTTAACTTCATTTGTTGCCGACACTACCTTTGAATATATCTAATTAAACTATTGTTTTCATTTTGCTTTCTGCTCTTCTCTTACAAATTTTCTAGAGCTCTAGTGTCCTTTTTGTCCTCGCTGCACACTAGAGGCAGTTGAGTTGGGCTCCACCACATACTAAAACAATTACATTGCATCCGGTTCTTCTAAAAACCTGTTCCAACTCTTGGTTTGTACTGCATCTATAGGTATGATGATGGTTCTGAGATTTATTTAACAATGATTTCGTCTTGTGGAACCAATTTCTAGATATCCCTCATCTTGTTCAAATTTTATTGTAAACTGGTGGTAAATGCTGGAAGAAAACAAATACATCCTTAATAGAGCTTTCAATGGCCCGTATTTATGTGAGTATAGGAATATCTCCCAAGCATCAGACCCTGCTGACCGTGTTCCCATTGGTGGGACTAAAATATTTGTCATTTCCAGCTGAATGGAGGATTTGCCAACTCCATTCTTGCGATGGCTTGAGAAAGCTGTTTCAGAGAATCTTGTGTGACAGATATAGTCGTGTCTAGACGGATTAGAGCTGCTTGTATTTTGTTGCAACCCAGACTGAACTCAACCTGTGGTGACTTTTTGGCTCAGCATAGCAGAATTAATGATGTATACATGAATATTGTTTAAACTTACAAACAGGGCATGTTTGTTCCGAGGTATTGCATTTGAAAGAGGGGTATTTGGTTGGGATTTAGTTCAGGTTTGTATGGGATCTTGTTTATTCCATGTATTGCATTTGGATGAGGACCAGTCCATAGCACCAGCATGGCATTCTTGGGTTGATCGAACTTAAGGTTTGCAGGACTGAGCTGGTCAGCAACCTGTACTGTTTTGCTGGGTCATGATTTATGCATGTTTAAGCTTGAAATTGTAATAGATGATGATTAAATTCGAGAATGTATTTGATTAAGTGTGACATGAGATTTGAAGGGCTTGGAGAAGGCTGTTTGGCCTTAGGTGCTTAGAGCATAGTTTCTATGCTGACATGCCATTTTTGTTCTGTATTTCTAAGTAGGACCTGCATCAACTACAGTACTAGTTTTAAATTCATTCAGAAACCGTGCACAAATTGACTCGCTATGCCTACTGTAGCTACAGTACAGTATAGAAGGTGCTTGCTATGCTGGGTATGAAGACTACTCCATAAGATTAGTGGTCTGGTGATAATTTTTAAGACCAAAGGACCAATGCCCCGCTTTATTAGAAAGAAAGTCCCAGTGGTGAGTTTTGACTAGAGTTTTCCTGCAGATTACTGCAATTCAAGGTGGAGGATTTTTATGGCCTTTCATGTACGCTTTTGCTCCAGTTATGTATGTCGGGTAGCTGATTTGCATATGCACTTGAGCATAATCGAATTTGAATTGTGCTGTATCTCTTTTATATTTCATCAGCCTATCTAGTATTATTCCTGTGTTTTGTTCAATGAATTGAATTCTGAATTTAGGTGAGGACGGAGAAGTAACCGTCAATCATTTGCTACTGGGGATATGGTCAGATAATGAGTCAGCTGGTCATAAAATACTGGCTAACCTTGGATTTGATGATGAGAAAGCCAGTTTGCTGGCCAAAACGGTAATGTTCTGTTTTCCATGCAAAGGTAGATACTTCACAATGGATCATTTCATGGGTTCTCAAATCTTCTATTTACCCTTCGCAGGCTGGTGAAGAGGCTGCTGTGAGTCCTAGATAGCAAAGCGAGCACCTAGTTTATTCTTCAACTTCTCTGAGGTTGGTGTTGTGCGCTTGGCAACCTCTGCACCTATTGGCGGCTCGAGTACCGTGGATCCACATCAAGTTAACCTGATGAGGTTGCTTCCACTAAATTTAGGACTTATTAAGATACGTTAGGTTGAAAATCCAATATTTGTACTATCACTATTGCTGATGCCTGTAAAAACGCTGCAACTTCATTTCACAATGAATGTTTTTGTTCCTTGCGCTGCTGGATTTGTGGACTGCTCGTCAAAGATCCTTTTAAGGTCCTGATTGGGCGGACCTGATGCTTCCTTCGGAGTTTTTGTTCACGTTGCATCATGAATCCTGACAAGCAGAAAGGATTTCATCGAAAGCGACTGCTATTCACTTATTCAGTATTCACGAATGTTAAAGGAAGATATGGGACATATTCAATGTATGCAAATGATACACTATATGAAAGTATTGGCAAGGGTTATTATTTGGCATTTGGCAAAAAAAAGTGTATAGTTTGATTCAAGCAGAGGAAACTTTGTACACTTTACACCAAATGTGGACGAGGTTGGTACTTGGCACTATGCTTTGATTCCAAGGACATCTACCTTATCTTTTGCATTGTTTATTTTCACCTTGTCTTGTGCACGAACTTTCTGCGTATTGGCACACAACTAATACGCTGACAGATTGTATCAGGAGGCTATACATTGCATTCGTGGACAGAGAAGTGGCATGCCTTGACACGAAGCATGCACATACTGAAAGCTGACGCCATGCTGGTGACCTGCCGTATTCTTGCGCTTAGGTAGTGTTTAGATCGGGAGACGGGATAGGACGGAGTGGATCTATCTTATTTTTAAGCTATTTGGATGGAGAGTAGTATGATGAAATAGTTTGGAATTaggaaatattttttaaagatttagGACAGAGCCGTACTAAAAAATAGTGGAATGCAACTGTCCCATTTTGAACGTAACATTGATGGTAAATTCGATgtactaaaataaatttatttcatCTCACCCACCAAATAAATatctatataaataaaattattctattttcaaatatatatgaataaaatCATTATATCTAACGTCGCTCTGAACACTACCTATGTTCGGCTGTGGAGTCCTCATCAGGTATCAGTTCTACCTGCCATCGAAATAGCATGTCCAATTGGGTCGGAACTCGGGGAGATGAAATGGAACAGCACGTGTGCGTGGTTCATGCTTCCCGTGTATGTTTTGGATGGGAAGGAAAGCAATGGGATTAATGAGGATTATTCTTGCGTGTTAGCAACTGCACAAACACTTGAACCAAATCtgttcttctctgtataaatACTGTTCTTGTTTCAGTTTTTGAGATATTTATTTTCCGATGGGGAACTACGGTAGGCTTTACGGCCGACCTGAACAAATTTTATTGCTTTTAGCAAGCGAACAAGAGGAGAGCACAAATCTTTGTTCAAAACACGCTGAATCCACCTTTCAAATTGCTGACACTAATTACGTGTTCCAGCAAGGAGCCGGGTACACTTTTTGTACTACTGCAGTCTGCAGGGGAAATGTAAACTTCAAGCCTCATGCTTACTAGCTAGGATTAAACAAACCTCCAAGTTAGCACTAACAAATCAGCAAGTAGGAATTAATGTGTAACTCCGCGTTGACTCTCTCCCTGTCATGTTCAAGCGTGTAGGACCATAATGGCAGGCTATAAACAATAGGAGAATTTCATTCTCCAAGCATGCAGTATTGATTCGGGAGCATCTCATTTATAATTCTATATCAATCCCGTTTATTCTTTCCGGCGTCTCTTTTCTTCAGTTCCTTAGAATGTTTGCATAAAAAACCATGCACCCCTGCTTGTTTATTCCTTGATTGGAGTTCCCTTAGGTCCTAATTCAGATCTCTTTGGGAGCTGTAGCCAGAGAGAACCCAAGCCTCTTCCACACTAAACAACTCACTGTCAATTCCAACGCGTTGGTAGCGCTCGAGGTGGCAGGAGGCCGGGTCGGGGGTTTCGACCCGTGCCTTTCGCACCGTGTGGCACCAGCGCTATCCGCCTGCGGTTCCAGTGGCGTGTGTATAGCGTGAGTTgtaatctaaaaaaaagttcatTGCCAGTCTATGGGTCAAGTCaggcatgcatgatgcatccatGAGTAGAGTACAGTAGTCCTACATGTATCTGTCACAGCTCAAGTGTACAAGACCATACTCTCCCCTAGTTCCTAAGGTGGTTTGACTATCATCAGCAGTTCAGCAGTGCACATGCCCAACCCTTTTTTTTAGTCCCTCACGTGTCATCTATGAGTATTGGCCAAGTAGGGGTGCTGCACTGCTGAAACTTTACAGGAAGTAGGTTCTCCTCTGCTTCCTCACATTGAAGTCAGCTGCCAAAAGAATGGAATGGGAGTCTGGTTTCTCATCCCCCAGGTGTACCGGCTCCTGCTGCATTCAGGTATCTCAGTCGCTCAGCATTGATTGTACTACTGCTGGTTGTTTCAACTTTGGCTTGATTGTACTATTATTCATTTCGGTATCCATACTTCTGCAAAAACGAAATAGCAAAAATCACATTATACGATCGAATCGCGACAGTTTCATGAAAACATGGAACAAAGGGACATCTGCATAGGATTATCTTGTCAAGACATTTCTGTTATCTAACTAGTAGTACTGCTAGCAACAACTTACATATTTGTTCTTGTATGTGGGGGCATGCTCCTAGGCTATCAATGCCCTGATGCGGCTCCTCTTTTTGCATCAGTTGTCGGCAAAACAGATGGTCACCCTGCTGTGTTCTGAGCTGACATCTTGTCACTGAAACACATTACCACCCCGCAGGATTTCTGGGaggaggtactcccagctcACTGAAAGCAATAGAGAATAGCGGGAGGTGACGGCCCACACCTTCAGCTAAGCTTTGATGATTTCTATGCGCTGACCACACGAATGGAAAGGAAGAACTAAAACAACTGTTTACTCCTACCTAGGTCAGCTCCCCTATGGGTCTATTAAATTTGGTGTCATgaaaatgcaaatgcaaatgcaccagcatatgtacatatatgccCTGGCAAGTACTCCCggtcaaaagaagaaaaaaaaccatTGTTTTGGAAGCGACACGGTTTCTAAAATGTAGCTCTAATGTATGATTAATTTCTATtgtaataatatatatatatatatatatataatccaacaaaaattataatattCTACCTTTTGACATAAATCTAGACATATCATTTATGTGTTTCAACTttcaaatataaatatttaagaAGGATACTGATGGTAGATGTTTCAAAAGTTTGACTGGGTGTATGTCCAAAACGATTTGTATCTGTGACTAGGGGTAGCACTTAATTGTTGTAATGCAGTTATGTACTGAGGACTATTCGGTCCAAATGCTTAGTCAAATCCATTTGTTGATCCATTTTCATTTCATACCTCGTGAGCACATGTCCATTATAAGAATGAGGATTGATGTCATCCCACAAAAATAATGGGAGCATGATTTGATCCTAGAATGAGGTGGTTGCTCAAATCAAATGCCCATAGTAATCCTTCGCGCTCTATCTATGCATTTGTATTGAATAAGCGTTCTGAGGTACGTACTTTTATTGATGGAAAAAAACCTAGGAGTCTGACTgattttcttgatgaagaaacATTTCCTGGAGCATGATTTCTGGCTGTCAGGGACGCTGGTTTTATGATAGTGTACATCGCTATTAAAATGTAAGTGTACACAAACTATAATTCGGTTAGTCTGTAATGGAATCAGGGATTTCcagcatgaaaaaaaaactatgtatTTG
The nucleotide sequence above comes from Phragmites australis chromosome 4, lpPhrAust1.1, whole genome shotgun sequence. Encoded proteins:
- the LOC133916524 gene encoding ATP-dependent Clp protease ATP-binding subunit CLPT2, chloroplastic-like isoform X1, producing MATAAQAAAAFLSSSSASSSPSSSSTHHTALSWSVSFLATPVLPASLRAAPRAGPRLASRYRGRHVVAQLPTTHPEVAAGKTILWSSRAVRSFAMAELEARKMRYPTTGTEGLLMGILVEGTSGAAKLLRANGISLLKVREEAANVLGKSEMFYFSPMHPPLTEAAQRALDWAVNEKLKLGEDGEVTVNHLLLGIWSDNESAGHKILANLGFDDEKASLLAKTAGEEAAVSPR
- the LOC133916524 gene encoding ATP-dependent Clp protease ATP-binding subunit CLPT2, chloroplastic-like isoform X2, yielding MATAAQAAAAFLSSSSASSSPSSSSTHHTALSWSVSFLATPVLPASLRAAPRAGPRLASRYRGRHVVAQLPTTHPEVAAGKTILWSSRAVRSFAMAELEARKMRYPTTGTEGLLMGILVEGTSGAAKLLRANGISLLKVREEAANVLGKSEMFYFSPMHPPLTEAAQRALDWAVNEKLKLGFRCRGCPPPVRPYASYSPTWMP